CATCGGATTATTGGGAGCCGTTCCACCAACAACTGAGGGACGGATCGCTGACCAAGTCCATTTCTTACCTTGTTGCAGTTGTTCGAGGTATTGCTGTTGGCTGGTATTGAATTCAGGTGGCATATGTCCGGCATCTGATTCTTTGGCCGGCGTCTTGAAAGGGCCCAGGTGAGCACCGTATACTTTATACCCCTGCATTAAGCTGATGTGTTGAAGATTACCTGCTATTGGTTCCACCACAATCAAAACATTGCTTAGCATTCTCATACTGGGCTCTACCAGCTCAGCCCAGGTCGGCCTATCCTGATATGCAACATAGTAAATATGAGTGACTGAATCCAAGTTGCCTAGTTTTTTGATACAATCGGCTATATCTAATAAATCTACAGCGATAAAACGAATCTTATTCCGATCGGCATTTGTTCGTCGTGATAAACCTATAATTTCCCATTCTTCAGTTTTTTCAAGGTAGTCTATGAGATTGTTGCCTATGACTCCATTGGCGCCCACAACTAAAGCGGTGTTTTTACTAGTCTTCATCTTTTTCTATTATTTATAAAGCCAAAGTTAGTTAGAAGCCTAGTGGGGTTTAATGTAAAAATCCAACATAATTATGTATATTTCTGAAATGAAACGTTATCGTCAGTTTGAACCAGTGCTTATTTCAGGATTTAAGATGCTCGAATGGAACCATCCCGAACACAATCACAATCATTACGAGTTTATTTTTATTCGGGAGGGTGTCGGACGACATATCGTTAATGGACATTCATTTCCATACGAGGCTGGAACGATCTTTCTACTTGGGCCAGATGATCAGCATTATTTTGAAATCGAACAACTCACACATTTTGTTTATCTTAAATTTACCGACGCCTACCTTGGTCGTGACACTTCGGGTGCTACGCCCGCAATACAACAGCTGGAATATATCATAAAAAGTAGAGAAACCCATCAGATGGGGTTTCAATTAGCGGGGGAAGATAAGATGGTGATAGAACAGATCTTTGATATACTCCTTTTATTTAAGAAAGATCAAATCGGAAATCAGGAACTTATTTGGTTGCAATTATTCAGCATTGCACATGTTCTGCAGCGAAATATGCCTGAATTGCGTCGTAGTAGTACCAAAAGTCGCGATCTGCAGGCTATGTTTTGCTATATTCATAAAAATATTTACGATCCCAACTGTCTGCGGATACAAATGATGGCGGAGCACTTTAATATTGCCAACGATTATCTCGGTATTTATTTTAAACGTCAGGCAGGGATTACCTTACGGGACTATATTCAAAACTACCGCAGTACATTAATACGTCAACGAATAGCAGTAGGAAGAGTTACCTTAAAGGAAATTGCTGCTGAATTTGGGCTGACCGATGTAAGTCACCTGACTAAGATTATACATAAAACGTAGTCTATTCCCGTCGAAAGAAGTAGTTGAGATTAATAGCTTATGAATATAATGGGTTACCGGCCCAGGCGGAAAGGATTTAGAGAAGTAAAATACGTAGTAAAGATTTTAGAAAATTGAGATGTTATATAGAAATATTGCGGAAGAGATTATCCGATTAGCGCAGGACGACGAATCAATGCGGGAAAAGTTATTACAGAGGGGAGAGCTTCATGGTCGATATCATGCGGAGATGGAAACAATTCACCAACGGAATGCAGAAAGACTACGTGAAATCATTGCCGAAATAGGTTATCCAACTATTTCAAAAGTCGGCGAAGCGGCTAGCAATTCAGATTGGCTGATTGTTCAGCATGCGATAGGAGAACCTCAATTTATGCAAGATTGTTATCAGTTGCTTCTTGATAATATTATGGACATCAATCTCGCAAATCTGGCTTATTTGCACGATCGAATTCAGGTTTTCAAAAGTAAGCCGCAACGTTATGGGACACAGTTAAGCAGCGGTGGCAGTATTTATCCCGTTGAAGATAAAAGTGCAATAAACAGCTTGAGGAGCCGAATGAACCTTTTACCCCTTAATCCTATAGAAATGAATAAAATTGAACATGTGGAGCGAATTCAATTACTGGATCAGGAGAATGACACCTACAATGAGTGGCGAAAAAAAGTTGGCTGGGTGAATTGATTTTTCGACATTTTTTGTAGATTTGTCGAGTAATGACAGGTCAACAGGAAAATATTAAAGAGGAAATTATCTTATCATCCATGAAAGTGTTTGAAACATATGGATTTGCAAGGGTTTCTATGCAGGATATTTCAAAAGCTTGTGGAAAGGGGCGGAGCACCTTATATTACTATTTTACCAGTAAAATGGATGTCTTTGATGCGATTGCAGAGTATCTATGTCAGCAAGTGTTTGAGGTCGCTAGTAGAACTTATAACAGGGACGCTTCACTGGAAGATAATTTAGTCGGTTTTTTACAAGCAAAACTACGTCAGATTAATTTAATTACGAAACGTTTTCATCTCGCATTCGAAGATATGAAATCCGATCCGGCCTTGATGGTTTCGAAAACACGTTATATGCTGGACGACGAGATTAAGTTGATTCGTGAAATGATTGAATTAGCCGTTTGGAAAAAAGAAATTCAGGCCTTAGAGGAAAAGGATATCCTGTTTTTATCCGAAATGTTAGTGACAACATCACGTTGTTTTGAGCAGGAAGTTTTACTTTTTGATCGTTTTCCAGATTTTGAAGCTAGGCTTTCCTGGTTGACAAGTATATGTGTTAAGGGACTACGCTAGCAATTCGGAGGGTAGCGCGAAGTAATTATTTTGAACAGTAAGGATGTAGATTTATTGTTCTTTTTTTTGAAGCTTGTTTCGACAAAAATACAAAATATGTCTATTTTGATTGGTCGATTCTTTTTATACAGACAATAAACAGGATTACAACTATGGTGTTAAATGCGAAAGTAGGAAAGTCGGTGGATAGCTTTGCATCAGAAAGATGCGTTTTGGTTATGGTGGAGACAGAGGAAACAATCCGCCCTGAAATGATGGGGTTGTTGGATCCAGATATTGATTGTTATTTATTAATACACAACGATGTGGAGCGCTTGGATAGCCTAGCTCTTGCGCTGGAAAATGAAAATAAAAAGGTTCGACTAGCCCGAGATTTTGAGGAACTGAAACAGATGCGTTTTTTGAACCACCACTTACAACAAATTGCCGTTAAAATTTTGAAATAATCTAAATATGTATAAAGTTGTTTATTCTTTATCTCGTAAGCTGAAGTGGAAAGCTAGCGAGATTTATCATTTTCTCTATCAGAGTTTCCCGGAGATAAAAAATATTGATTTATTGTTGGATGATCAGCAATTTTTGCTTGTTCTGCGGATTAGTACCCGACTGGAATTTTCTATTCTGAATATATGCCAGAAACAGGGCTTGGCAATGCAATTTGTGCAAGTCGAGGATACTGATTAGTCTGTCCGCTTTACAAAGCTAGCCTATTAGAGATGTTCAGGCATGATGCGATGAGCCGTAAAGAAATATCAATTTGAGCTTTATAGCAAAATCATTCTGAAAGTTACTTTTTACTTTTGATATTGTTCCTTCAAAACATTTTTCACATCCATTGGTTAATTTTATCGTGCGGATGGAATCTGTGTTGTATCATGGGAATTTTATGCATTTATTTAAAACAGAAAACAACAATTTTATCAAGTATGAGTACATTTTCAATTAGAGCTTTTGGAACAAGCGCACCAACGGCTGATCTAAAACAGATGGATATTGAACGCCGTGAAGTGAAGGATAAAGATGTCGAGATTGATATCTTATTTTGTGGAGTTTGCCATTCGGATTTACATACAGCGCGAAATGAATGGGGCGGAACCGTTTATCCGAATGTACCCGGTCATGAAATTGTGGGTCGAATTACTAAAGTTGGATCCGCTGTAACCAAGTTTAAAGTTGGTGATTTGGCCGGTGTAGGCTGTATGGTAGATAGTTGTCGCGAATGTGAAAGT
The DNA window shown above is from Sphingobacterium thalpophilum and carries:
- a CDS encoding SDR family oxidoreductase; protein product: MKTSKNTALVVGANGVIGNNLIDYLEKTEEWEIIGLSRRTNADRNKIRFIAVDLLDIADCIKKLGNLDSVTHIYYVAYQDRPTWAELVEPSMRMLSNVLIVVEPIAGNLQHISLMQGYKVYGAHLGPFKTPAKESDAGHMPPEFNTSQQQYLEQLQQGKKWTWSAIRPSVVGGTAPNNPMNLALLIAVYASISKELGIPLRFPGKIGAFQTLMEMTDSTLLAKATVWASTNPQAANQAFNINNGDLFRWKELWPKLAAYFDMKSADPIPLSLETMMADKEPVWQKLKEEHALSYNYAQVSAWPFGDFVFSWDYDFFADGTKARRLGFHEFIDTEQMFYQLFDEMREKRIIP
- a CDS encoding AraC family transcriptional regulator — encoded protein: MYISEMKRYRQFEPVLISGFKMLEWNHPEHNHNHYEFIFIREGVGRHIVNGHSFPYEAGTIFLLGPDDQHYFEIEQLTHFVYLKFTDAYLGRDTSGATPAIQQLEYIIKSRETHQMGFQLAGEDKMVIEQIFDILLLFKKDQIGNQELIWLQLFSIAHVLQRNMPELRRSSTKSRDLQAMFCYIHKNIYDPNCLRIQMMAEHFNIANDYLGIYFKRQAGITLRDYIQNYRSTLIRQRIAVGRVTLKEIAAEFGLTDVSHLTKIIHKT
- a CDS encoding DUF6624 domain-containing protein, which produces MLYRNIAEEIIRLAQDDESMREKLLQRGELHGRYHAEMETIHQRNAERLREIIAEIGYPTISKVGEAASNSDWLIVQHAIGEPQFMQDCYQLLLDNIMDINLANLAYLHDRIQVFKSKPQRYGTQLSSGGSIYPVEDKSAINSLRSRMNLLPLNPIEMNKIEHVERIQLLDQENDTYNEWRKKVGWVN
- a CDS encoding helix-turn-helix domain-containing protein codes for the protein MTGQQENIKEEIILSSMKVFETYGFARVSMQDISKACGKGRSTLYYYFTSKMDVFDAIAEYLCQQVFEVASRTYNRDASLEDNLVGFLQAKLRQINLITKRFHLAFEDMKSDPALMVSKTRYMLDDEIKLIREMIELAVWKKEIQALEEKDILFLSEMLVTTSRCFEQEVLLFDRFPDFEARLSWLTSICVKGLR